In Desulfovibrio sp. Fe33, one DNA window encodes the following:
- a CDS encoding argininosuccinate synthase, giving the protein MQKIDKVVLAYSGGLDTSIILKWLKNNYDCDVICMTADLGQGEEMDGIEAKALKTGAVKAYVEDLREEFVRDYVFPMFRANALYEGRYLLGTAIARPLISKRMVEIAEMEGAQAVAHGATGKGNDQVRFELATMALNPRLVTIAPWREWELKSRTDLMNFAQENDIPIPVSRKKPWSIDANLLHTSFEGGELEDPWNAPGPDCYRNIMPAEKCPDEPEEITIDFEAGDPIAINSVKYSPAALLAKLNELGGKHGIGRVDMVENRFVGMKSRGVYETPGGTILAAAHRDLEGLCMDREMMHLRDSLIPKYAEMVYYGYWFSPEREALQAMIDKSQEKVTGTVRVKLYKGNCVPLGRRSPFSLYNSELATFEEDYVYDQADAAGFIKLVGLRLKGRMQQSKWGGKESEDSCE; this is encoded by the coding sequence ATGCAGAAGATAGACAAGGTCGTGTTGGCCTACTCCGGCGGCCTGGACACCTCCATCATTCTCAAGTGGCTGAAGAACAACTACGATTGCGACGTGATCTGCATGACTGCGGATCTCGGCCAGGGCGAGGAGATGGACGGCATCGAGGCCAAGGCGCTCAAGACCGGCGCGGTCAAGGCTTACGTCGAGGACCTGCGCGAGGAATTCGTGCGTGATTACGTGTTCCCCATGTTCCGGGCGAACGCCCTGTACGAGGGCCGCTACCTGCTGGGCACGGCCATCGCACGGCCGCTGATCTCCAAGCGCATGGTCGAGATCGCCGAAATGGAAGGCGCCCAGGCCGTGGCCCACGGCGCCACCGGCAAGGGCAACGACCAGGTCCGCTTCGAATTGGCCACCATGGCCCTGAACCCGAGACTGGTCACCATCGCCCCCTGGCGCGAATGGGAGCTCAAGTCTCGCACCGATCTGATGAATTTCGCCCAGGAAAACGACATTCCCATTCCGGTCAGCCGCAAGAAGCCGTGGTCCATCGACGCCAACCTGCTGCACACCTCCTTCGAGGGCGGCGAGTTGGAAGATCCGTGGAACGCGCCCGGCCCGGACTGCTACCGCAATATCATGCCGGCGGAGAAGTGCCCGGACGAGCCTGAGGAAATCACCATTGATTTCGAGGCGGGCGATCCCATCGCCATCAACAGCGTCAAGTATTCCCCGGCGGCCCTGCTGGCCAAGCTCAACGAGCTGGGCGGCAAGCACGGCATCGGACGTGTCGACATGGTCGAGAACCGTTTCGTGGGCATGAAGTCCCGCGGCGTGTACGAGACCCCCGGCGGAACCATTCTTGCCGCCGCGCATCGCGACCTGGAAGGCCTGTGCATGGACCGCGAGATGATGCACCTGCGCGACAGCCTCATTCCCAAGTACGCCGAAATGGTGTATTACGGGTACTGGTTCTCGCCCGAGCGCGAGGCCTTGCAGGCCATGATCGACAAGTCCCAGGAGAAGGTCACCGGCACCGTGCGTGTCAAGCTGTACAAGGGCAACTGCGTGCCTCTCGGCCGCAGGTCCCCGTTCTCTCTTTACAATTCCGAATTGGCTACCTTCGAGGAAGACTACGTGTACGATCAGGCCGACGCCGCCGGGTTCATCAAGCTGGTGGGCCTGCGGCTCAAGGGACGTATGCAGCAGTCCAAGTGGGGCGGCAAAGAGTCCGAAGACTCCTGCGAGTAA
- the argH gene encoding argininosuccinate lyase encodes MADKKMWGGRFAEATAASMEAFSESVSFDRLLYAEDIRGSQAHARMLAKQGFLTADEARTICDGLDKVKAEIESGEFVWKAEMEDVHMNVESRLTEIIGPLGGKLHTARSRNDQVALDFRLYVATRLAAWQEALSELIKVYVDRAEEHRDTMLPGCTHFQPAQPVTLGHHLLAYCQMFKRDYERVSDALKRVRVMPLGAAALAGTTHPVAPKLVADDLGLEATFANSMDAVSDRDFVLEAVFAGSLVMTHLSRMCEEFIIWANPNFGYVKLPDQYSTGSSIMPQKKNPDACEIMRGKTGRVVGSLMGLLVLMKGLPMTYNRDLQEDKEPFFDADHTVVASLGIMADMLRLMEFVPGKMAETVKRGFLNATELADYLAAKGVPFREAHHITGAAVAYAEGKGVGLEELELSELKRFSGEIGEDVYGVLDYEAAIKRRITPGGTGPASVAAQIKALREWLGSL; translated from the coding sequence ATGGCAGACAAGAAGATGTGGGGCGGCCGGTTCGCCGAGGCGACGGCCGCGTCCATGGAGGCGTTTTCCGAATCCGTGTCCTTTGACCGGCTTCTCTACGCCGAGGATATACGCGGTTCCCAGGCCCATGCCCGCATGTTGGCGAAGCAGGGCTTTCTGACCGCGGATGAGGCCCGGACCATCTGCGACGGCCTGGACAAGGTCAAGGCGGAAATCGAGTCCGGCGAGTTCGTCTGGAAGGCCGAGATGGAAGACGTGCACATGAACGTCGAGTCCCGGCTGACCGAGATCATCGGACCCCTGGGCGGCAAGCTGCACACCGCGCGCAGCCGCAACGACCAGGTGGCCCTGGATTTCCGCCTGTACGTTGCGACCCGGCTGGCCGCATGGCAGGAGGCTTTGTCCGAACTCATCAAGGTCTACGTGGACCGCGCCGAGGAGCACCGGGACACCATGCTGCCCGGCTGCACCCACTTCCAGCCCGCCCAGCCTGTGACTCTCGGTCACCATCTGCTGGCCTACTGCCAGATGTTCAAGCGTGATTACGAGCGCGTGTCCGACGCCCTGAAAAGGGTCCGGGTCATGCCGCTCGGCGCGGCCGCCCTGGCGGGAACCACCCACCCGGTGGCCCCGAAACTCGTGGCCGACGATCTCGGCCTTGAGGCGACCTTCGCCAACTCCATGGATGCCGTGTCCGACCGTGATTTCGTGCTGGAGGCCGTGTTCGCGGGTTCCCTGGTGATGACGCACCTGTCGCGCATGTGCGAGGAGTTCATCATCTGGGCGAATCCGAACTTCGGTTATGTGAAGCTGCCCGACCAGTATTCCACGGGTTCGAGCATCATGCCGCAGAAGAAGAATCCCGACGCCTGCGAGATCATGCGCGGCAAGACCGGCAGGGTGGTCGGCTCCCTCATGGGGCTGCTCGTCCTCATGAAGGGACTGCCCATGACCTACAACCGGGACCTCCAGGAGGACAAGGAGCCGTTCTTCGACGCTGACCATACGGTCGTCGCGTCCCTCGGCATCATGGCCGACATGCTCCGGCTCATGGAGTTCGTGCCGGGCAAGATGGCCGAAACCGTCAAGCGCGGTTTCCTCAACGCCACGGAACTGGCCGACTACCTGGCGGCCAAGGGCGTGCCTTTCCGGGAAGCGCACCATATCACTGGCGCGGCCGTGGCCTACGCCGAGGGCAAGGGCGTTGGGCTCGAGGAGCTTGAGCTCTCGGAATTGAAGCGGTTTTCCGGAGAAATCGGTGAGGACGTCTACGGAGTGCTTGATTACGAAGCGGCCATTAAACGGCGAATCACCCCGGGCGGCACAGGCCCGGCATCCGTGGCCGCACAGATCAAGGCATTGCGGGAGTGGCTGGGTTCCCTGTAG
- the folP gene encoding dihydropteroate synthase: MMNDTTWTVKGGKVLGPAPFFIAGIVNVTPDSFYDGGTHPDTESGVAHGLELARQGAHILDVGGESTRPYSDAVDEAEELRRVLPVVEGLVKARTGSVISVDTYKAKVAARCLEAGADIINDVSGFSFEPELLDVLVEYKPGYVLMHSLGRPEDMQDEPRYEDVVSDIMAFFEERLTVLENAGLPLDRVVLDPGIGFGKKLEHNLTILREIERFNELGLPLYMGLSNKSLWQGLLGLEVGQRRNATQAATALLAAKGVPIHRVHEVELTRQTLTIARELA, translated from the coding sequence ATGATGAACGATACCACATGGACAGTTAAGGGGGGCAAGGTCTTGGGACCTGCCCCCTTCTTTATTGCCGGGATCGTCAATGTGACCCCGGATTCCTTCTATGACGGCGGGACGCATCCCGACACCGAGTCGGGCGTGGCGCATGGACTTGAGCTCGCCCGGCAGGGCGCGCATATCCTGGATGTGGGGGGAGAGTCCACCCGGCCGTACAGCGACGCGGTCGACGAGGCCGAGGAGCTTCGCCGGGTCCTGCCCGTGGTCGAGGGGCTTGTCAAAGCCCGGACGGGTTCGGTCATATCCGTGGACACATACAAGGCGAAGGTGGCCGCCCGCTGCCTGGAGGCCGGGGCGGACATCATCAATGATGTGTCCGGCTTCTCTTTCGAGCCAGAATTGCTCGACGTGCTCGTCGAATACAAGCCCGGCTATGTGCTCATGCACTCCCTGGGCCGCCCCGAGGATATGCAGGACGAGCCCCGTTATGAAGACGTCGTTTCCGATATCATGGCCTTTTTCGAGGAGCGTCTGACTGTTCTGGAGAACGCAGGCCTGCCCCTTGATCGGGTAGTCCTTGACCCCGGCATCGGTTTCGGCAAAAAGCTTGAGCACAATTTGACCATCCTGCGGGAAATCGAGCGTTTCAATGAACTGGGCCTGCCGCTTTACATGGGGCTGTCCAACAAGTCCCTGTGGCAGGGGCTTCTCGGGCTCGAGGTCGGACAGCGGCGGAACGCCACCCAGGCGGCCACCGCGCTGCTGGCGGCGAAGGGCGTGCCCATTCACCGCGTGCATGAAGTGGAATTGACTCGACAAACGTTGACCATAGCTCGTGAATTGGCGTAG
- the ybeY gene encoding rRNA maturation RNase YbeY: MIVSGPADILCETRLDPRFPLSRRELGALAGTLLDALGLTGGTFILKLVDDREIARLNREFLGCTGPTNILSFPAHDFDDAEDTEDADGMDEGKDDSDGEYLGELALSVDALARETDLYGQVPLEHLARLLGHGMLHLAGFDHGEVMFDMTDAAVDQVLLEYGDAGEVG, encoded by the coding sequence GTGATCGTGAGCGGACCGGCGGATATCCTTTGCGAGACCCGGCTCGATCCGAGGTTCCCCCTTTCCCGGCGTGAACTGGGCGCGCTGGCCGGGACTTTGCTGGACGCCCTGGGGTTGACCGGCGGCACCTTCATTCTCAAGCTGGTGGACGACCGCGAGATCGCGCGGCTCAACCGGGAATTCCTGGGCTGCACCGGCCCGACCAACATCCTGAGCTTTCCGGCACATGATTTCGATGATGCCGAGGACACAGAGGATGCCGACGGCATGGACGAAGGGAAAGACGATTCCGACGGCGAGTACCTTGGCGAACTGGCCCTGTCCGTGGACGCGTTAGCCCGCGAGACCGACCTGTACGGCCAGGTTCCGCTGGAGCATCTGGCCAGGCTGCTTGGCCACGGGATGCTTCACCTGGCGGGGTTCGATCACGGTGAAGTCATGTTCGACATGACCGATGCGGCCGTGGATCAGGTCCTCCTCGAATACGGGGACGCCGGGGAGGTCGGCTAG
- the ftsH gene encoding ATP-dependent zinc metalloprotease FtsH, which translates to MNNHMKNLVIWAIIFILMVVLFNLFNQPPIPKDTPSYSEFLAMVDSGSVAQVKIQGQKIVGLKSSGEQFQTYAPEDPRMIETLISKGVEVKAEPPDESPWYMTLLLSWFPMILLIGVWIFFMRQMQGGGSGGRGAMSFGRSKARLINEETAKVTFDDVAGVDEAKEELSEVVDFLREPRKFTRLGGRIPKGVLLVGSPGTGKTLLARAVAGEANVPFFSISGSDFVEMFVGVGASRVRDLFAQGKKNAPCLIFIDEIDAVGRQRGAGLGGGHDEREQTLNQLLVEMDGFESNEGVILVAATNRPDVLDPALLRPGRFDRQVVVPNPDLRGRERILKVHSRKTPLAPEVNLEIIAKGTPGFSGADLENLVNEAALGAAKLGKDRVDMDDFEEAKDKVMMGGRERRSMILSEEDKRTTAYHEGGHALVAKLLPGTDPVHKVSIIPRGRALGVTMQLPGEDRHNYSKNYLCNNMAVLMGGRVAEEVVLDQLTTGASNDIERATKTAHNMVCMWGMSDKLGPMSFGDNQEQVFLGRELIHNKNYGEDTAKLIDSEVRRFVEEAYEKATAIVKDNREILDAIAMALLERETITGADIDLLMAGKELPPMEQGGKSGNGKSGNGGSGTASGYTADGRAASSAGPGYEPVSEKPADSGDDFILDDGGEDEPNGDDGKNKLQ; encoded by the coding sequence TTGAACAACCATATGAAAAATCTTGTCATCTGGGCGATCATATTCATCTTGATGGTCGTCTTGTTCAACCTTTTCAACCAGCCTCCAATACCCAAGGACACGCCTTCCTACAGCGAGTTCCTGGCCATGGTGGACAGCGGCTCCGTGGCCCAAGTCAAAATACAGGGCCAGAAGATCGTCGGACTGAAGAGCTCCGGCGAGCAGTTCCAGACCTACGCTCCCGAAGATCCCCGCATGATCGAGACCCTCATCTCCAAGGGTGTTGAGGTCAAGGCCGAGCCGCCGGACGAGTCGCCGTGGTATATGACCCTGCTTCTGTCCTGGTTCCCCATGATCCTGCTCATCGGCGTCTGGATTTTCTTCATGCGCCAGATGCAGGGCGGCGGTAGCGGAGGGCGCGGAGCCATGAGCTTCGGCCGTTCCAAGGCGCGCCTGATAAACGAGGAGACCGCCAAGGTCACGTTTGACGACGTGGCCGGCGTGGACGAGGCCAAGGAAGAACTCTCCGAGGTGGTGGACTTTCTGCGCGAGCCGCGCAAGTTCACCCGACTGGGCGGCCGCATCCCCAAGGGCGTGCTCCTGGTGGGCAGCCCGGGTACGGGTAAGACGCTTCTGGCGCGGGCCGTGGCTGGTGAGGCCAATGTCCCGTTTTTCTCGATCTCCGGTTCGGACTTCGTTGAGATGTTCGTCGGCGTGGGCGCGTCCCGCGTGCGCGACTTGTTCGCACAGGGCAAGAAAAACGCCCCCTGCCTCATCTTCATCGACGAAATCGACGCCGTGGGCCGTCAGCGTGGCGCTGGGCTCGGCGGCGGTCATGACGAACGCGAGCAGACCCTGAACCAGTTGCTTGTTGAAATGGACGGCTTCGAGTCCAACGAGGGCGTAATCCTGGTGGCGGCCACCAACCGCCCCGATGTGCTCGACCCGGCTCTGCTTCGGCCCGGCCGCTTCGACCGTCAGGTGGTGGTTCCGAATCCGGACCTGCGCGGCCGCGAGCGCATCCTCAAGGTGCACAGCCGCAAGACGCCGCTGGCCCCCGAGGTGAACCTGGAAATCATCGCCAAGGGCACCCCCGGATTCTCCGGCGCCGACCTGGAAAACCTCGTCAACGAGGCTGCGCTCGGCGCTGCCAAGCTGGGCAAGGATCGGGTGGACATGGACGATTTCGAGGAGGCCAAGGACAAGGTCATGATGGGCGGCCGCGAACGGCGGTCCATGATCCTCTCCGAGGAGGACAAGCGGACTACGGCCTACCATGAGGGCGGTCACGCCCTGGTGGCCAAGCTTCTGCCCGGCACCGATCCCGTCCACAAGGTCTCCATCATCCCGCGCGGACGCGCTCTTGGTGTGACCATGCAGTTGCCCGGCGAGGACCGTCACAACTACTCAAAGAACTATCTCTGCAACAACATGGCAGTGCTCATGGGCGGCAGGGTGGCCGAGGAGGTCGTTCTCGACCAGTTGACCACCGGCGCGAGCAACGATATCGAGCGTGCCACCAAGACCGCGCACAACATGGTCTGCATGTGGGGCATGTCCGACAAGCTCGGCCCCATGAGCTTCGGCGACAACCAGGAACAGGTCTTCCTGGGCCGCGAGCTCATTCATAACAAGAACTACGGCGAGGATACGGCCAAGCTGATCGACTCCGAGGTTCGCCGGTTCGTGGAGGAGGCCTACGAAAAGGCCACCGCCATCGTAAAGGACAACCGCGAGATTCTCGACGCCATCGCCATGGCGCTTCTGGAGCGCGAAACCATCACCGGCGCCGACATCGATCTGCTTATGGCGGGCAAGGAACTGCCCCCCATGGAGCAGGGCGGGAAGTCCGGCAACGGCAAATCCGGCAACGGAGGTTCCGGCACCGCTTCGGGCTACACGGCCGACGGCCGGGCCGCTTCGTCCGCCGGACCCGGTTATGAGCCCGTGAGCGAGAAACCCGCCGATTCCGGGGACGACTTCATCCTCGATGACGGCGGCGAGGACGAGCCCAACGGGGATGACGGCAAGAACAAGCTCCAATAA
- a CDS encoding PhoH family protein, which produces MASQLFGPQGQHLKLLGERLGVRIESRGNTLIIQTGEGEDDKGDLAAQVLTQLYAMIRRGKSVYPQEVDFACRILERQPSADVGEVFKGDVYATSGKRTVSPKSLNQREYLDAIRDSDMTFGIGPAGTGKTYLAVAMAVGALVRREVKRIVLTRPAVEAGEKLGFLPGDLAEKINPYLRPLYDALHDMLDFAKVQDYQESGVIEVAPLAFMRGRTLNDSFIILDEAQNTTPEQMKMFLTRLGFGSKAVVTGDVTQIDLPVHSKSGLLHARRILEGVEGVKFVAFDEKDVIRHPLVGRIVRAYEVHEGNGE; this is translated from the coding sequence ATGGCCAGTCAGCTTTTCGGTCCTCAGGGGCAGCACCTGAAATTGTTGGGCGAACGCCTCGGGGTGCGCATCGAAAGCCGGGGCAACACTCTCATCATCCAGACCGGGGAAGGGGAGGACGACAAGGGCGATCTGGCCGCCCAGGTCCTGACCCAGCTCTACGCCATGATTCGGCGCGGCAAGTCCGTGTACCCGCAGGAGGTGGATTTCGCCTGCCGTATCCTTGAGCGTCAGCCTTCGGCAGACGTGGGCGAGGTCTTCAAGGGCGACGTCTATGCAACTTCGGGAAAACGGACCGTGTCGCCCAAGTCTCTGAACCAGCGTGAATATCTCGACGCCATCCGCGATTCGGACATGACGTTCGGCATCGGCCCCGCAGGCACGGGCAAGACCTATCTGGCCGTGGCCATGGCCGTAGGGGCGCTGGTCCGCCGAGAGGTCAAGCGCATCGTCCTGACCCGGCCCGCGGTGGAGGCGGGGGAGAAACTTGGCTTTCTGCCCGGCGATCTGGCGGAGAAAATCAATCCGTACCTCCGCCCGCTGTATGACGCCCTGCACGACATGCTCGATTTCGCCAAGGTACAGGACTATCAGGAGTCCGGGGTGATTGAGGTGGCCCCGCTGGCCTTCATGCGCGGCCGTACCTTGAACGACTCCTTCATCATCTTGGACGAGGCCCAGAACACGACTCCCGAGCAGATGAAGATGTTTCTGACCCGGCTCGGCTTCGGCTCCAAGGCCGTCGTCACCGGCGACGTCACCCAGATCGACCTGCCGGTCCATTCCAAGTCCGGCCTGCTCCACGCACGGCGTATCCTGGAAGGGGTCGAGGGCGTGAAGTTCGTCGCCTTCGACGAGAAGGACGTCATCCGCCATCCCCTGGTGGGGCGCATAGTCAGGGCCTACGAGGTCCACGAAGGCAACGGGGAGTGA
- the cdaA gene encoding diadenylate cyclase CdaA, which yields MFELFGIQVTWRVLVDIGLVAFIYYNIIVLVRGTRAAAVLYGLVVVLVVYYIAEKFNLYTLNALLGEFLTSLFLVVVILFKTDIRKALASVGTKRFWTKSNVRDDTLDQLTQAVMSMSRSSTGAIIVIEKNMPLGDIIERGVELDAKVNKELIKTIFFTDTPLHDGAIIVRRDRIVAAACILPLSNKLRGQPMYGTRHRAALGISEGSDAITIVVSEERGEVSVAMNGRLTTSLDETRLRRVLKNALGR from the coding sequence ATGTTTGAGCTTTTCGGCATTCAAGTTACCTGGAGGGTACTGGTCGACATCGGACTGGTGGCCTTCATCTATTACAATATCATCGTGCTTGTCCGGGGGACCCGGGCGGCCGCCGTGCTCTATGGCCTGGTGGTCGTGCTCGTGGTCTACTACATCGCCGAGAAGTTCAATCTTTATACCTTGAACGCACTGCTCGGCGAGTTCCTGACATCACTGTTCCTGGTGGTGGTCATCCTGTTCAAGACCGATATCCGGAAGGCCCTCGCCTCGGTGGGCACCAAGCGGTTCTGGACCAAGTCCAACGTGCGCGACGACACCCTGGACCAGTTGACCCAGGCGGTAATGAGCATGTCCCGCTCTTCCACCGGGGCGATCATCGTCATCGAGAAGAACATGCCGCTCGGTGATATCATCGAGCGCGGCGTGGAGCTGGACGCCAAGGTCAACAAGGAACTCATCAAGACCATCTTCTTTACGGATACGCCTCTGCACGACGGGGCGATTATCGTTCGCCGCGACCGCATTGTGGCCGCGGCCTGTATCCTGCCCCTGTCCAACAAGCTGCGCGGCCAACCCATGTACGGCACCCGGCACCGGGCCGCCCTTGGCATTTCCGAGGGGTCGGACGCCATCACCATCGTTGTTTCCGAGGAACGGGGCGAAGTCTCAGTGGCCATGAACGGCCGCCTGACGACCAGTCTGGACGAGACGCGGTTGCGCCGCGTGCTCAAGAACGCTTTGGGGCGCTGA
- a CDS encoding AlbA family DNA-binding domain-containing protein — MRALRGRQLYLLVFYGVICTVAAIGGLAYLGVREIRRDAAVVAVENSARGLSGAVTVLLNAVRSTNQEIGAGLLKSLKPEALRNELGAVLRQHESLTAIMVSDGQGLRYLLTRRYGGMVEAVPDEMHSAVTSKLIKNGKPDDAPFSDGGLDLSQVDQVLVEEFNHLEPGQVNWRSAGRFHNVKAAWLTASTLVSSGDGERLMLSFAFQAEAILSHLNEAEHGGAERIFLYWGDGRAIPVSGLGADAPVGAVGQVLTAEELTDPVVRQAVTGLAARFKGDQVKPFPFIVDGEVWWTWAKPLSIFGDTLSLGVAVPRKNVLSTLTSDSFLQAGAVVLILIAFGVLFVLHRNRARIEAMGMKREAAVSGTDVQALIRSGEGGRLEFKQTLRFNLKSGKNGKEIEHASLKTVSAFLNTEGGTLLVGVADDGSVTGFDEDGFDSDDKALLHFNNLVDRHIGAEFSRYMDSRIIKVEGKRVLRVHCVPASAPVILDASKGEEFYVRSGPASRSLTLKQFYDWLKKHS; from the coding sequence ATGCGCGCTCTCCGGGGCAGGCAACTCTATCTGCTGGTTTTTTACGGCGTCATCTGCACGGTGGCGGCCATTGGCGGGTTGGCCTACCTGGGCGTGCGGGAGATCCGGCGCGATGCGGCCGTGGTGGCCGTGGAGAATTCGGCGCGCGGCTTGTCCGGAGCTGTGACCGTGCTGCTCAATGCGGTGCGCAGCACCAATCAGGAGATCGGCGCGGGACTGCTCAAGAGCCTCAAGCCCGAAGCCCTGCGCAATGAGTTGGGCGCTGTCCTCAGGCAGCACGAGTCGCTGACCGCCATCATGGTCAGCGACGGGCAGGGGTTGCGCTATCTGCTTACCCGGCGGTACGGGGGCATGGTCGAGGCCGTGCCCGACGAGATGCACAGCGCCGTGACCTCCAAGCTTATCAAGAACGGCAAGCCGGACGATGCGCCGTTTTCGGACGGCGGACTCGATCTTTCCCAGGTGGATCAGGTCCTGGTCGAAGAGTTCAATCACTTGGAGCCCGGCCAGGTCAACTGGCGCAGCGCGGGCCGGTTCCATAACGTCAAGGCGGCCTGGCTCACGGCATCCACCCTGGTGTCGTCGGGCGACGGCGAGCGGCTCATGCTTTCCTTCGCCTTCCAGGCCGAGGCCATACTTTCCCATCTCAACGAGGCCGAGCACGGCGGAGCCGAACGGATTTTTCTCTACTGGGGCGACGGCCGGGCCATACCCGTCAGCGGCCTCGGCGCGGATGCGCCCGTGGGGGCCGTCGGGCAGGTGTTGACGGCGGAAGAGCTTACCGATCCAGTGGTCCGGCAGGCCGTGACCGGGCTGGCCGCCCGTTTCAAGGGCGATCAGGTCAAGCCGTTTCCTTTTATCGTGGACGGTGAAGTCTGGTGGACCTGGGCAAAACCGCTGTCCATCTTCGGCGACACCCTTTCCCTGGGGGTGGCCGTTCCCCGCAAGAACGTCCTCTCCACCCTGACCAGCGATTCTTTCCTTCAGGCCGGGGCGGTGGTCCTCATTCTTATCGCCTTCGGCGTGCTCTTTGTCCTGCACCGCAACAGGGCGCGGATCGAGGCCATGGGCATGAAGCGCGAGGCCGCTGTCTCGGGGACGGATGTGCAGGCGCTCATCCGCTCGGGCGAGGGCGGCAGGCTCGAATTCAAGCAGACTTTGCGTTTCAATCTCAAATCCGGCAAGAACGGCAAGGAGATCGAACACGCCAGCCTTAAAACCGTGTCCGCCTTTCTCAATACCGAGGGCGGCACCCTGCTTGTGGGCGTGGCCGACGACGGCTCCGTGACCGGCTTCGACGAGGACGGGTTCGACAGCGACGACAAGGCGCTTCTGCACTTCAACAACCTTGTGGACCGGCACATCGGAGCGGAATTCTCGCGTTACATGGACAGCCGGATCATCAAGGTGGAGGGAAAACGGGTGCTGCGCGTGCATTGCGTCCCGGCTTCGGCCCCGGTTATCCTCGACGCGTCCAAGGGCGAGGAGTTTTACGTTCGCAGCGGACCGGCCAGCAGGTCCCTGACTCTCAAGCAGTTTTACGATTGGCTCAAGAAGCACTCCTGA
- the argF gene encoding ornithine carbamoyltransferase: MPKHFLTILDMPRDEAKQVILRAKEMKDNKVRTDLLDGKTLLLIFEKASTRTRVSFEVGVRQLGGDPVFITARDSQLGRSEPLKDTARVLSRYADGLIVRTFGQEKLETLVDFGDIPVVNALTDEYHPCQVMADVLTMYERTPDLEKVKVAWVGDGNNMAHSFINGAAAFGYELRLACPEGYTPDMAIMDKAVNMGAKITLTSNPKEAVAGADYVNTDVWASMGQEEEQKKREAAFVGFMVDEALMGRAASGACFMHCLPVHRGEEVSEAVFESPASIVWDQAENRLHAQKAILEWVFK; encoded by the coding sequence ATGCCCAAACATTTTTTGACCATTCTGGACATGCCCAGGGACGAGGCGAAGCAGGTCATTCTGCGCGCCAAGGAAATGAAGGACAATAAAGTCCGCACCGATCTTCTGGACGGCAAAACCCTGCTGCTGATTTTCGAGAAGGCGTCCACCCGGACCCGCGTGTCCTTTGAAGTCGGCGTGCGCCAGTTGGGCGGGGACCCGGTGTTCATCACCGCCCGCGACTCCCAGCTCGGCCGCAGCGAACCGCTCAAGGACACTGCCCGCGTCCTCTCCCGATACGCCGACGGGCTCATCGTGCGAACCTTTGGCCAGGAGAAATTGGAAACCCTGGTCGACTTCGGCGATATCCCGGTGGTCAACGCCCTGACCGACGAATACCACCCGTGCCAGGTCATGGCCGATGTGCTGACCATGTACGAGCGCACCCCCGATCTGGAAAAGGTCAAGGTGGCCTGGGTGGGAGACGGCAACAACATGGCCCATTCCTTCATCAACGGCGCGGCCGCCTTCGGATACGAACTGCGCCTCGCCTGCCCCGAAGGGTACACCCCCGACATGGCCATCATGGACAAGGCGGTGAACATGGGCGCCAAGATCACCCTGACCAGCAATCCCAAGGAAGCCGTGGCCGGGGCGGACTACGTCAACACCGACGTGTGGGCGTCCATGGGCCAGGAAGAGGAGCAGAAGAAACGCGAGGCCGCGTTCGTCGGGTTCATGGTGGACGAGGCCCTCATGGGCCGGGCCGCATCCGGCGCCTGTTTCATGCACTGCCTGCCCGTCCATCGCGGCGAGGAAGTTTCCGAGGCCGTGTTCGAATCCCCGGCCTCCATCGTCTGGGACCAGGCCGAGAACCGGCTTCATGCGCAAAAGGCGATCCTTGAGTGGGTCTTTAAATAA